One Ricinus communis isolate WT05 ecotype wild-type chromosome 7, ASM1957865v1, whole genome shotgun sequence genomic region harbors:
- the LOC8275129 gene encoding flavonol synthase/flavanone 3-hydroxylase — translation MEVERVQALSNGGLKELPPQFVRPAHERPENTVAIDGVTVPVISMSLPHDVLVNEVNKACSEWGFFLITDHGVPLSLIQHLKEVGQEFFALPQEEKEVYANDPTTGRFEGYGTKMTKNHDEKIEWIDYFFHVIAPVSRVNYDLCPENPPSYREVTEEYKKEMVKMADELLKLLSKGLGLEENVLKSHLGDEKVELEMKINMYPPCPQPHLALGVEPHTDMSALTILATNDVPGLQVWKDDNWVAVNYLPNALFIHVGDQLQVLSNGKYKSVLHRSLVNKEKMRMSWAVFIIPPHEALIGPVAELMDNQNPPKYSTKTFAEHRYRKLNKLPQ, via the exons atgGAGGTAGAGAGGGTACAAGCTCTATCCAACGGTGGACTGAAAGAACTGCCACCGCAATTTGTCCGGCCCGCCCATGAACGGCCGGAAAACACTGTAGCTATTGATGGGGTCACGGTGCCTGTGATTTCCATGTCTTTGCCACATGATGTTCTTGTGAATGAAGTCAATAAAGCATGTAGCGAATgggggttttttctcataacaGATCATGGAGTACCATTGTCATTGATTCAACACTTGAAAGAAGTTGGGCAGGAGTTCTTTGCATTGCCACAGGAGGAAAAGGAGGTCTATGCTAATGATCCTACTACTGGAAGGTTTGAAGGTTATGGTACAAAGATGACCAAAAACCATGATGAAAAGATTGAGTGGattgattatttctttcatgtCATTGCTCCTGTTTCCAGGGTTAATTATGATTTATGTCCTGAAAACCCTCCTTCGTATAG GGAAGTGACCGAagagtacaagaaggaaaTGGTGAAAATGGCAGATGAGCTGTTGAAGTTGCTATCAAAAGGACTTGGCTTGGAAGAAAATGTACTCAAATCCCATTTAGGAGATGAGAAAGTAGAGCtggaaatgaaaataaatatgtatccACCATGCCCACAACCTCATTTGGCACTTGGAGTTGAACCTCATACAGACATGTCTGCCCTTACCATTCTTGCTACAAACGATGTTCCAGGCCTCCAGGTTTGGAAAGATGATAACTGGGTTGCTGTTAATTACTTGCCTAATGCACTTTTCATTCATGTCGGGGACCAGCTTCAG GTACTGAGCAATGGAAAATATAAGAGCGTTCTTCACAGAAGTTTGGTGAACAAGGAAAAGATGCGTATGTCATGGGCGGTGTTTATTATACCTCCACATGAAGCATTGATTGGACCAGTTGCAGAGCTTATGGATAATCAGAACCCACCCAAATATTCTACCAAAACTTTTGCCGAGCACCGATATCGGAAACTCAATAAACTCcctcaataa